In Polyangia bacterium, the sequence GCCACCAGCCCGGCGCGCGCCAACCCGGCCTTGCGCGCCGGTTCGGAGGCGCTGACCGGAAACAAGATCAGCGCGGCGATCGGTCCCAGCGCCACGCCCAAGATCAAGGCGCGTCCGGCGCGCGCCGGCAAGCGCGGTCCGAGCATCAGCAGCAGCCCCAGTCCCACGAATACGATCGCGCCCGCGACGGTGAGGTCCACCCACGGCGCAAACCGCAAGTTGGCCGACCACGACCAGGCGACGGCCGCGCCTGCGCCGCCGCCGTAAGCGATCGCCGCCAGCGCCGCCACGAAAAATGGCGCCAATCGCCCGCGCAGGGTGGCCACGCGCGCCAGCGCCGGCGGCAACACGAAGGCCAGCGCCGCCACGCCCGCGCGCCAGACGACGGCCAGCGCTGGCCGCGCCGGCACCGGCACGCGCCACACCAGAGCGAACAGCGCGCCGCTCAGCAACGTCGCCAGCGCTGGCAGCAGCAACCAGCCGTTCGACGTCGCCGGCCGAACGCTGACGTCATGGGCGCGGCCCCGCCAGCGGCCGGCCATCACGCGCGCCAGCGCTGGCGCCAGCAACGCCCCCAGCCCACCGACGGCCAGGGTGGCCAGCGCCACCAGGCCAGCGGCCAGAAATCGGTTGTGCCTGTCGCTGGTCTCTTTGTCGACCGCCAATGCCGCCGCTGCCGCCGCTGCGCCGAAGAGGGCGAACGCCGCCGCCGTCGCCCAGCGCGGCGCGCGCACCGAGCGACCCCAGCGCGTGGAGCGAACCGCTGCCTCCAAAAGCGCGCCGGCCGCCCAGCCCGCCAGCGCATCGACCGTGGCGGCCAGCGCGGCGCTGGCCAGGGTGGCGCGCGCGTCCAGGCCGACCAGGGCCGCCGCCCGGCAGCCATCCGCCACCCCGACGACGGCGCCGGCCAGGGCGCCACACACGGCGCCTGCGGCAAGCGGTATGCGTCTGCGCATCAGCGCAGCGAACCCTACCATCCGGGGCGCTCTTTGCGCGGGGATTACTTCTTCGTCGACCGCTGGGCCTTGTCGGGTGGGAAAGACGGGGTGGGGAGATTCTTGCCGGCGGCGGCGGCTTCGGACGGCTGGGCGACCAGGTTGGGGCTGCTGCGCTTCAGCACGACCGCGGTCTGCAGGGATTGCACTTCGTTCGATTCACGGGCGAAGACTTGCACCATGTTGCTGCCGGGCCACAGCGGCACGTCGGCGGCGAAGTCCATCTTCGATCGGTCGCCGGTCGGCGTGTTCGGCTGATAGAAGACCTTCTTCATCGCCGTCTTGGCGTTGCGGTTCCACACCCGGATGTAGACGTCGCGCACCACCTTGTCGTCGGAGACGTGGCCGGTGACGTGCACGCTTTCACCGGTGGTCACCGTGGGCGCCGACACCGTCAGCAAAGGTGGCGTCACCTGCCATTCGGGCCGGATGGCGCCGTGGGGCGTGCCGCCGGCGCTGGTGTCGGCGGTGGCGACGAAGGCTGACCGGCCGTTGTCGAGATCGACGCGGGTGAACGCCCCCAGCTTGCCGGTGACCTTGAAGGCGTTGCCTTTGTCGGCGCGGCCCACCACCAGGCTGCCGTCGATGGGCGCCTCGCGCACGGCGACGCCGTCGTGGGTCATGGTGACGTCGCCGCTGGCTGCTTCGGGGGCGGGTCCGCCCCCGGCGATCTTCACCTTGATCTTGTCGGTGACCGATTCGCCCAGCGTGGTGTCGCCGACCGCCAGCTCAAGCTGGTATTCGTCGCCTTTGAAGTCGGGGCGGATTTCATAGACGAACGAGAAGGTCTTGGTTTCGCCGGGCGCCATGTCCTTGGCGTCGAAGCGCCCGGCGCTGATGAGCAGGCCTTCCTGGCCGGCGCCGTTGCGCAGGACCGCTTCGGTGTGCAAAGCGCGGCCGACGCCGATGTTCTTCACCGTCACCAGTGTGCGCACTTGCTCGCCGCGCTGGACCTGGCCGTCGTGGTTATCGCCCTTGAGATCGTCGACCGTCTGATAGGTGTACGCGAACATCGGTCGCGGCTTGCCTTCGATGTTCACCGTCAGCTCCGTACCGCCGCTGGCCACGCCGCGCTGGCTGAACAGCGTTCCCTTCAGCGCGTCGGTGCGGGTGAACGACGACGTCGGCACCTTCACCGACAGATCGTAGGTCCTGGAATCACCGGCCGCGATCTTGCCGAAAACCATCTCGTTCTCGTCGAAGATGGGGTTGTCGCTTTCCAGCAGGGCGCGCACGCGGTAGGCGGTGCTGCTGCCGGTGTTCTTCACCGTGCCGCGCACCTTGACCACGTTGCCGGCGGGTACCTTGGCGGCGTCACCTACGGTCTGCAACGACAGCTGCAATTGCGGCGACGGCCCGGTCGACGTCGGCGACTGGCTCCAGTCGACGCCCAGCTTTTCCAGGGCCTGGCTGACCTTGTGGTCTTCCGCGGCCTTCACCTTGTCGAGGAACGCCTTCGACCCTTGCACCAGCTCGCGCCGTTTCATGGTCTTGGCCTGGGCCAGAAGGTCGCGGGCGAAGTCCATCAAGAAGTCGGTCTTGAGGTCGGCGTCTTCGTCCGGCTCGGGCTGGTCGTCAGGATCGGCGTTCGCCGCATCGTCGTCGTCGTCTCCCGGGTGGGCCTTCTTGTCGGGCGCCTTGGTGACGAAGAGATACGAGATGGTGTCCATCGGCTTTTCGCCGCGGCGAACGCTGGGGTGTTCCAGGTGCCATTCGTAATCCGCTTCGCGGCGCTTGTGCGCCGACGGCTGCAGGCGAATCCACGACCGGTCGCCGTCCTTCTGCACCAGCAGCGGATCGGTCTCGATGTCCGGGATGACGCCCACGCCTTGAATCGAGATGTCCCCCGGCGTCAGGTACTGGGCGGTGGTCAGCTTTAGCCCCAGCTTGTCGTCGTCGGACTTGTCGCCGAAGGAGATCGGCGACGCGATGTCGAACAGCACCTGCACCGATCCCTTGCCGAAGGTGCCTTCGCCGATCACCACGCCGCGGTCCAGGTTCTTCATCGCGCCCGAGACGATCTCCGACGCGCTGGCCGAGTTCTGATTCACCAGCACGGCCAGCGGCACCTTGGGCTCGCGATCGCTCTTGGTAGCGGCTTCGTCTTTGAGGTGCGCGCCGCCGGCGCCCACCATCGACACCAGCGTGCCCGATTCGATGAAGGCGTCGGCCACCTTCTGCGCCTGCTCGTAAAGACCGCCCGGGTTCCCGCGCAGGTCCATGATGATCCCTTTGACCTTCTCCTTCTCGAACATAGCCAGCGCGTCGCCCAGATCGCTGGCGCTGTTGGCGGAGAAGTGCTGCAGGTGGAAATAGCCGATCTTGGCCGCCTGCTGATTGCCGACCGGCGGCGCCACCAGCACCCGGGCCGGCGGATCGATCGAAGGCGGGCGGATGAAGGCGCGGGTGATGGTGAACTTGCGCACCCCGGGCGCGGTGTCGCGTTCCACGTACACGTCGACGTTGGTGTCGACGTCGCCGCGCAGCCGATCCACCGCCTCGTTCAGGGTCATGTTGATGGTGGATTCGTTGTTGATGCGGACGATGTGGTCCTTGGCCTTGATGCCGACGCGGATGGCCGGGGTGTCCAGCATCGGGCGCTTGACGGTGATGCGGCTCTTCTTGTCCATCTCGATGACGATGCCGAGGCCCCCGAACTTGCCCTGGGTCTGCGTGCGCATGTCCTTGTAGGTCTCGACGTCCAGCAGGACCGAGTGCGGATCCAGCGTCTGCAGCATGCCGTTGGTGGCGGCCATCTCGATCTCCACCAGGCGGCGCGACTCTTCCTTTTCAGGGACCGGCTGCAGGTTCGGCTGCACGAAACGGAAAATGTCCTGAAGCGTGGTGCGCAGGTTCCACGGCGCGTCGACCTTCTCGATCGAGAACGTCCGCTGCTGGCCGTTCACCTTGACCGTGACCTGCTTCGGATCTTGCTCGGGCCAGCGGTCGATCAGAATTTCGGGCACGTCGCGCTGAACGAAGTCCAGCGCGCCCACCAGCATTCGACGCGGGTCCAGGCGGTTCTTGTCGAAGTAGTTTTCGCGGACGAAGAACAGCGTCTTGGAAAAGATCGGCAGCTGCGACAGATCGTACTTGCCGCCGCCGCTGGCGCGCACCGCCGCGCGCAGCGTGTTGTCGGTGCTGACCCTGATGCCCTCGCCGCCGTGGCGGATGGTCAAGACCAGCGCCGCCGTGCAAGCGACCGTGAATGCGAACACCTTGCTGAACCGGCGCATGCGCGACTCCGAGTGGGAAGAAGGTGCGCCCGCGGGTTGAGCGCTTTGGGGATGAGGGTGGGATGGATCGGACGGGCCGTCGAGGAGATCCATTAGATCCTTTCAATCATAGCGGTGGGAACGGCGAGGCGCACTTGGTAATCCATGAGCCTGTCTGGCCCGCGCGGGCGGCGTCGGTGGACGGGAACGTTCTCGGACAAAAGTCGACGAGCGTTGGGTATACTAACGCGCCCCATGGCTTCGCGAAGCAAACATGCCGCTCGTCGGGATCGGCAGCGTCGCACGGAGCCAGAGCCAGAGAGCGGCGATTCCGGCGATTCCGGCGAGCCTGCCAGCGACGACCCCGGCGGGTTCGTCGAGACGCCCGAGATGCTGGCAGCGCTGGCCCCCGAAAACGAAGGCGTCAGCGACACCGGCGAAGGACGGGCGGCGGCGATCGACTTTGATTCGGCCGAGTCGCTGGCCCGGGTCGAACGGACGCCGCTGATGAGCTCGTCCGCCCTGATGTCGTACTTGCAAGAGCTGCGCGTACACCCGCTTCTCGACCGAGAAGAGGAACACACACTGGCGGTGCAATATGCCCAGACCCACGACAACGCGGCGGCGCGGCGGCTGATCCAGGCGAACCTTCGGCTGGTGGTCAAGATCTCGCAAGAATATCGGCGGGCCCACAAGAACCTGTTGGATCTGATCCAGGAAGGGAACATCGGCCTGATTCAGGCGGTGCAAAAGTACGATCCTTATCGGGGCGTCAAGCTGTCATCGTACGCGGCGTGGTGGATCCGCGCGTACATCCTGAAATTCATCCTGGCCAACTGGCGCATCGTGAAGATCGGGACCACCCAGGCCCAGCGCAAGCTGTTCTTCAACCTGCGCAAAGAGCGCGAGAAGCTGGAAAAAGCCGGCCTGGAGGTCGAAGCGCGGCACCTGGCGGCGGCGCTGGACGTCAGCGAACAGGACGTGGTCGAGATGGAGCGGCGGCTGGGTTCGTCGGAGACGTCGCTGGATTCGCCGGTGCGGGGCGACGAGGGCTCGGGCCGGTCGCAGGGGGATCTGGTGCCGGCGGCGGCCAGCCTGCGCCCCGACGTGCAGGCCGAGGTGATCGAGTTTCAAGAGCTGTTGCGCGAAAAGCTGGAGCGGTTCGCCGAACGCCTGCGTGATCGGGAGCTCGACATCTTTCGCGAGCGGCTGCTCAGTGACACCCCGGCCACGCTGCAGGAGATCGGCGAAAAATACGGGGTCAGCCGCGAACGGGCGCGGCAGATCGAGGAGCGCATGAAGAAGAAGCTGCGAAACTTCTTGCAGGCTGAACTCGGCGACGCGGTCGACGTCAGCAGCCTCGAGTGAACGCGCCCGGCACCGGCACCCTGTTCGTGGTGGCCACGCCGCTCGGCAACCGGCAGGATCTGTCGCCGCGGGCGGCCGATTTGCTGCGCACGGCCCCGGTGATCGCCGCCGAGGACACGCGCACGGCGCGACGCCTGCTGGCCGAGCTGGGCGTGACGCTGGGCGAGCGGCGCTTGCTCTCTTGTTTCGACGCCAACGAAGCCGGGCGGGCGACGGAGCTGGCGGCGACGCTGCGAGAGGGGATCGATGTGGTGCTGGTGTCGGAAGCGGGAACGCCGCTTTTGTCCGACCCCGGATATCGGGTGGTGGCAGCGGCGATCGCCGCCGGGGCCCCGGTGGTGCCGGTGCCGGGTCCGTCGGCGGTGCTGGCCGCGCTGGTGGGCGCCGGGCTTCCCACGGACCAATTCGTGTTTCTCGGTTTTCCTCCGCGCAAAAGCGGGGCGCGCCGGCGGCTGTTTGAAGGCCTGCGACCGCTGCCGTTCACCCTGGTCTTCTACG encodes:
- a CDS encoding MXAN_5808 family serine peptidase, whose amino-acid sequence is MRRFSKVFAFTVACTAALVLTIRHGGEGIRVSTDNTLRAAVRASGGGKYDLSQLPIFSKTLFFVRENYFDKNRLDPRRMLVGALDFVQRDVPEILIDRWPEQDPKQVTVKVNGQQRTFSIEKVDAPWNLRTTLQDIFRFVQPNLQPVPEKEESRRLVEIEMAATNGMLQTLDPHSVLLDVETYKDMRTQTQGKFGGLGIVIEMDKKSRITVKRPMLDTPAIRVGIKAKDHIVRINNESTINMTLNEAVDRLRGDVDTNVDVYVERDTAPGVRKFTITRAFIRPPSIDPPARVLVAPPVGNQQAAKIGYFHLQHFSANSASDLGDALAMFEKEKVKGIIMDLRGNPGGLYEQAQKVADAFIESGTLVSMVGAGGAHLKDEAATKSDREPKVPLAVLVNQNSASASEIVSGAMKNLDRGVVIGEGTFGKGSVQVLFDIASPISFGDKSDDDKLGLKLTTAQYLTPGDISIQGVGVIPDIETDPLLVQKDGDRSWIRLQPSAHKRREADYEWHLEHPSVRRGEKPMDTISYLFVTKAPDKKAHPGDDDDDAANADPDDQPEPDEDADLKTDFLMDFARDLLAQAKTMKRRELVQGSKAFLDKVKAAEDHKVSQALEKLGVDWSQSPTSTGPSPQLQLSLQTVGDAAKVPAGNVVKVRGTVKNTGSSTAYRVRALLESDNPIFDENEMVFGKIAAGDSRTYDLSVKVPTSSFTRTDALKGTLFSQRGVASGGTELTVNIEGKPRPMFAYTYQTVDDLKGDNHDGQVQRGEQVRTLVTVKNIGVGRALHTEAVLRNGAGQEGLLISAGRFDAKDMAPGETKTFSFVYEIRPDFKGDEYQLELAVGDTTLGESVTDKIKVKIAGGGPAPEAASGDVTMTHDGVAVREAPIDGSLVVGRADKGNAFKVTGKLGAFTRVDLDNGRSAFVATADTSAGGTPHGAIRPEWQVTPPLLTVSAPTVTTGESVHVTGHVSDDKVVRDVYIRVWNRNAKTAMKKVFYQPNTPTGDRSKMDFAADVPLWPGSNMVQVFARESNEVQSLQTAVVLKRSSPNLVAQPSEAAAAGKNLPTPSFPPDKAQRSTKK
- a CDS encoding RNA polymerase factor sigma-32; translation: MASRSKHAARRDRQRRTEPEPESGDSGDSGEPASDDPGGFVETPEMLAALAPENEGVSDTGEGRAAAIDFDSAESLARVERTPLMSSSALMSYLQELRVHPLLDREEEHTLAVQYAQTHDNAAARRLIQANLRLVVKISQEYRRAHKNLLDLIQEGNIGLIQAVQKYDPYRGVKLSSYAAWWIRAYILKFILANWRIVKIGTTQAQRKLFFNLRKEREKLEKAGLEVEARHLAAALDVSEQDVVEMERRLGSSETSLDSPVRGDEGSGRSQGDLVPAAASLRPDVQAEVIEFQELLREKLERFAERLRDRELDIFRERLLSDTPATLQEIGEKYGVSRERARQIEERMKKKLRNFLQAELGDAVDVSSLE
- the rsmI gene encoding 16S rRNA (cytidine(1402)-2'-O)-methyltransferase — protein: MNAPGTGTLFVVATPLGNRQDLSPRAADLLRTAPVIAAEDTRTARRLLAELGVTLGERRLLSCFDANEAGRATELAATLREGIDVVLVSEAGTPLLSDPGYRVVAAAIAAGAPVVPVPGPSAVLAALVGAGLPTDQFVFLGFPPRKSGARRRLFEGLRPLPFTLVFYESPMRTGDTLDALAAVLGGGRRACVARELTKEHEEFVRGTLASLAAQYKDQRPLGEITLVVSGADATAEVGAGEDDLAARADALLAAGKSARDVADYLAAVTGRSRREIYQLVLKRQSDADDGDGD